A single genomic interval of Halorubrum aethiopicum harbors:
- the gyrA gene encoding DNA gyrase subunit A, with product MSSDVPDVDPSDVRAAQVTNARIEDEMEQSYIDYAMSVIAGRALPDVRDGLKPVHRRILYAMHEAGVTSNSAHRKSSSIVGETMGDYHPHGDSAIYDTLARMAQDFSMRYPLVDGQGNFGSVDGDPPAAMRYTEARMSAIAEELLADIERDTVDFTSNYDDRLEEPEVLPSAVPHLLVNGSSGIAVGMSTNVPPHNLGEVIDATVELIEDPDATVEDLMKHVEGPDFPTGANIVGRNAVHKAYKTGRGRIRVRAEFEVDEEAGRIVITELPFQQNKSRLVERIAEDVNEGAIEGIRDLRDESDRDGIRVVVELKRDAMADVVKNQLLESHLERTFGVINLALVDGSPQVLDLKETLEHYVEHRRDVVRRRSEHELDEREDRAHILEGRLKALENVDSVVETIQDSEDRDAARAALEADYDFSEAQAEHIVRMQLGSLTSMETQEIEAEYEDVTARIERLETILEDPDELDSVIIEELEEMKAEYDDERRTSFIEDTGSVTHEDLIPEEECIVVMSEDDYIKRMPLETFRAQNRGGKGIIGADLKEGDRVSSVFAANSHDYLLVFTNHGQIYRLKTYEIPEMSRTARGKSAVNLLDLDDGEEIEAVVNTDDLDDDEFLTMVTRDGYIKRTAVDEFGNIRSTGIRAIRLEDGDELVDVEVTDGGTHIVIGSRDGMAIRFDEDDVRPMGRTARGVIGIDLREGDRVAGVAAVDADYHNWVLTVTENGYGKRSDLDEYRPQSRNGMGLVDIKTGDRNGSVVAIEAVTYGDHLIAMSADGQIMRTRVEEISTVSRNTMGVIVMDLDPDDEVASVDIVPETAYADEGADGTASGDAPGE from the coding sequence ATGAGCTCGGACGTACCCGACGTCGACCCGAGCGACGTCCGCGCCGCGCAGGTGACGAACGCCCGTATCGAGGACGAGATGGAGCAGTCGTACATCGACTACGCGATGTCGGTCATCGCGGGTCGTGCGCTCCCGGACGTCCGCGACGGGCTCAAACCCGTTCACCGACGCATCCTCTACGCGATGCACGAGGCGGGCGTGACGAGCAACTCCGCTCATCGCAAGTCTTCCTCCATCGTCGGCGAGACGATGGGCGACTACCACCCGCACGGCGACAGCGCCATCTACGACACGCTGGCGCGGATGGCTCAGGACTTCTCGATGCGCTACCCGCTCGTGGACGGGCAGGGGAACTTCGGCTCCGTCGACGGCGACCCGCCGGCGGCGATGCGGTACACGGAGGCGCGAATGTCCGCCATCGCCGAGGAGCTGCTCGCCGACATCGAGCGCGACACGGTCGATTTCACCTCCAACTACGACGACCGTCTCGAGGAGCCGGAGGTGTTGCCCTCGGCGGTGCCGCACCTGCTCGTCAACGGCTCGTCGGGCATCGCCGTCGGGATGTCGACGAACGTCCCGCCGCACAACCTCGGCGAGGTGATAGACGCGACCGTCGAGCTCATCGAGGACCCCGACGCCACCGTCGAGGACCTGATGAAACACGTGGAGGGGCCGGACTTCCCGACGGGCGCGAACATCGTCGGCCGCAACGCGGTCCACAAGGCGTACAAGACGGGTCGCGGCCGGATCCGGGTCCGCGCCGAGTTCGAGGTCGACGAGGAGGCGGGCCGGATCGTGATCACGGAGCTCCCCTTCCAGCAGAACAAATCGCGGCTGGTCGAGCGGATCGCCGAGGACGTCAACGAGGGAGCCATCGAGGGGATCCGCGATCTCCGCGACGAATCCGACCGCGACGGGATCCGCGTCGTCGTCGAGCTCAAGCGCGACGCGATGGCCGACGTGGTGAAAAACCAGCTGCTGGAGAGCCACCTCGAGCGGACGTTCGGCGTGATCAACCTCGCGTTGGTCGACGGTTCGCCGCAGGTCTTAGACCTGAAGGAGACGCTCGAACACTACGTCGAGCACCGCCGCGACGTGGTCCGTCGTCGCTCCGAACACGAGCTCGACGAGCGGGAGGACCGCGCGCACATCCTCGAGGGTCGGTTGAAGGCGCTCGAGAACGTCGACAGCGTGGTCGAGACGATACAGGACTCCGAAGACCGCGACGCCGCGAGGGCGGCGCTCGAGGCGGACTACGACTTCTCGGAGGCGCAGGCGGAACACATCGTCCGGATGCAGCTCGGGTCGCTGACCTCGATGGAGACCCAGGAGATCGAGGCGGAGTACGAGGACGTGACCGCGCGGATCGAGCGGCTGGAGACGATCCTCGAGGACCCCGACGAGCTCGATTCGGTGATAATCGAGGAGCTCGAGGAGATGAAAGCGGAGTACGACGACGAGCGTCGCACGAGCTTCATCGAGGACACGGGATCGGTCACCCACGAGGACCTGATCCCCGAGGAGGAGTGTATCGTCGTCATGAGCGAGGACGACTACATCAAGCGGATGCCCCTCGAGACGTTCCGGGCGCAGAACCGGGGCGGCAAGGGGATCATCGGGGCGGACCTCAAGGAGGGCGACCGCGTCTCCTCGGTGTTCGCCGCCAACTCCCACGACTACCTGCTCGTGTTCACCAACCACGGGCAGATCTACCGGCTGAAGACCTACGAGATCCCGGAGATGTCCCGGACGGCCCGCGGGAAATCGGCCGTGAACCTCCTCGACCTCGACGACGGCGAGGAGATCGAGGCGGTCGTGAACACCGACGACCTCGACGACGACGAGTTCCTCACGATGGTCACCCGCGACGGGTACATCAAGCGGACCGCCGTCGACGAGTTCGGAAACATCCGGTCGACCGGGATCCGGGCGATCCGGCTGGAGGACGGCGACGAGCTCGTCGACGTCGAGGTGACCGACGGCGGGACCCACATCGTCATCGGCAGCCGCGACGGGATGGCGATCCGGTTCGACGAGGACGACGTCCGGCCCATGGGTCGGACCGCCCGCGGCGTGATCGGGATCGACCTCCGGGAGGGCGACCGCGTCGCCGGCGTGGCCGCGGTCGACGCCGACTACCACAACTGGGTGCTCACCGTGACCGAGAACGGCTACGGGAAGCGCTCGGACCTCGACGAGTACCGGCCGCAGTCGCGGAACGGGATGGGGCTCGTCGACATCAAGACGGGGGATCGAAACGGAAGCGTGGTCGCCATCGAGGCGGTGACGTACGGCGATCACCTGATCGCGATGAGCGCCGACGGCCAGATCATGCGGACCCGCGTCGAGGAGATCTCGACGGTGAGCCGGAACACCATGGGCGTCATCGTGATGGATCTGGATCCCGACGACGAGGTCGCCTCCGTGGACATCGTCCCCGAGACGGCGTACGCCGACGAGGGGGCGGACGGGACCGCGAGCGGCGACGCGCCGGGCGAGTAG
- the gyrB gene encoding DNA topoisomerase (ATP-hydrolyzing) subunit B, whose translation MPEETEYGAGQIQVLEGLQAVRKRPAMYIGSTDGRGLHHLVYEVVDNAIDEALAGYCEEIDVTVHEDGSVSVRDDGRGIPVDTHEKYDRPALEVIMTVLHAGGKFDSKSYQVSGGLHGVGVSVVNALSERLEVEVKRDGGVYRHEFERGEPAPDGFERVRDLDPSEGTGTYIRFWPDTDVFETTDFEFSTLSNRLRELAFLNSGVAITLADERDGNRETFRYDGGIREFVGYLNETRTPIHDDVIYFSDEDEGVHVEVAMQATEELQGSVHAFANNINTREGGTHLTGFKTALTRVVNDYANEHGLVDDLDANLKGEDVREGLTAVISIKHPDPQFEGQTKTKLGNSEVRGVVESATHAKLGTFLEENPDTARKIVHKAAEAARARKAAKKAEELTRRKSALESTALPGKLADCQTRDPAEAELFVVEGDSAGGSAKQGRNRENQAILPLKGKILNVEKHRLDRILENDEIRALITAIGAGIGEEFDLDDVRYNKIILMTDADVDGAHIRTLLLTLLYRHMKPLLEAGYVYAAQPPLYRIRYRGETYDAMTEAERDRIIEEECDGNPTQVQRFKGLGEMNPDQLWETTMNPENRRLKRINVDDAAAADRMFNVLMGDAVEPRKQFIKEHATEAEWVDI comes from the coding sequence ATGCCAGAGGAGACCGAATACGGAGCCGGCCAGATTCAGGTCCTCGAGGGCCTCCAGGCCGTCCGAAAGCGTCCGGCGATGTACATCGGGTCCACGGACGGGCGCGGACTCCACCATCTCGTCTACGAGGTCGTCGACAACGCCATCGACGAGGCGCTCGCGGGGTACTGCGAGGAGATCGACGTCACGGTCCACGAGGACGGCTCCGTGAGCGTCCGCGACGACGGCCGCGGCATCCCCGTCGACACGCACGAGAAGTACGACCGGCCGGCGCTCGAGGTCATCATGACCGTCCTCCACGCCGGCGGGAAGTTCGACTCGAAGTCCTATCAGGTCTCGGGCGGCCTCCACGGCGTCGGCGTCAGCGTCGTCAACGCCCTCTCCGAGCGCCTGGAGGTCGAGGTGAAACGCGACGGCGGCGTCTACAGACACGAGTTCGAACGGGGCGAGCCCGCCCCCGACGGGTTCGAGCGCGTCCGCGACCTGGACCCCTCCGAGGGGACGGGAACCTACATCCGATTCTGGCCCGATACCGACGTCTTCGAGACGACGGACTTCGAGTTCTCGACGCTCTCCAACCGGCTCCGCGAGCTCGCCTTCCTCAACTCCGGCGTGGCGATCACGCTGGCGGACGAGCGCGACGGGAACCGCGAGACCTTCCGGTACGACGGCGGGATCCGCGAGTTCGTCGGCTACCTCAACGAGACGCGCACGCCGATCCACGACGACGTGATCTACTTCTCCGACGAGGACGAGGGCGTCCACGTCGAGGTCGCGATGCAGGCGACCGAGGAGCTTCAGGGCTCCGTCCACGCGTTCGCGAACAACATCAACACCCGCGAGGGCGGAACCCACCTCACGGGGTTCAAGACGGCGCTCACCCGCGTCGTCAACGACTACGCGAACGAACACGGGCTCGTCGACGACCTCGACGCCAACCTCAAGGGCGAGGACGTCCGCGAGGGACTGACCGCCGTCATCTCGATCAAACACCCCGACCCGCAGTTCGAGGGGCAGACGAAGACGAAGCTCGGCAACAGCGAGGTCCGCGGCGTCGTCGAGTCGGCGACCCACGCGAAGCTCGGCACCTTCCTCGAGGAGAACCCCGACACCGCCCGCAAGATCGTCCACAAGGCCGCGGAGGCCGCGAGGGCGCGCAAGGCCGCGAAGAAGGCCGAGGAGCTGACCCGCCGGAAGTCCGCGCTGGAGTCGACCGCGCTGCCCGGCAAGCTCGCCGACTGCCAGACCCGCGATCCCGCGGAGGCGGAGCTGTTCGTCGTGGAGGGCGACTCGGCCGGCGGCTCGGCGAAACAGGGCCGCAACCGCGAGAACCAGGCGATCCTCCCGCTGAAGGGGAAGATCCTCAACGTCGAGAAACACCGCCTCGACCGCATCCTCGAGAACGACGAGATCCGCGCGCTGATCACCGCGATCGGCGCGGGGATCGGCGAGGAGTTCGACCTCGACGACGTGCGGTACAACAAGATCATCCTCATGACGGACGCCGACGTCGACGGGGCTCACATCAGAACCCTGCTTCTCACCCTGCTGTACCGGCACATGAAGCCCCTGCTCGAAGCGGGCTACGTGTACGCGGCCCAGCCGCCGCTGTACCGGATCCGCTACCGCGGCGAGACGTACGACGCGATGACGGAGGCCGAACGCGACCGGATAATCGAGGAGGAGTGCGACGGGAACCCCACGCAGGTCCAGCGGTTCAAGGGGCTCGGCGAGATGAACCCCGACCAGCTGTGGGAGACGACGATGAACCCGGAGAACCGACGGCTCAAGCGCATCAACGTCGACGACGCGGCCGCGGCCGACCGGATGTTCAACGTCCTGATGGGTGACGCGGTCGAGCCGCGAAAGCAGTTCATCAAGGAGCACGCGACCGAGGCGGAGTGGGTGGACATATGA
- the aroC gene encoding chorismate synthase, whose amino-acid sequence MNGNRFGRLFQVTTYGESHGDAMGVTVSGVPAGVELDEEAIQAQLDRRKPGQSMITTSRGEPDEVVVNSGVQDGYTTGTPIGMTIQNKDARSGKYEPYVTAPRPSHGDYTYSAKFGTRNWGGGGRSSARETVNWVAAGAVAEQVLDASDYDVEIKAHVNRIGEVEADEVSFEQLLEHSEENDVRCADPEAAAEMQELIEEYQERGDSIGGSIYFECRGVPRGLGAPRFDGFPSRLGRAMFSIPATTAVEFGLGREAVGVSGSDRNEDWTFDDGESFDHVESDEGDPVPVGNDHGGLQGGITTGEPIYGEATWHAPTSIPKKQRTADWETGEEKEIQVVGRHDPVLPPRAVPVVEAMLYCTVLDFMLLAGRINPDRVDGNPGQYDTQYHPSSPRND is encoded by the coding sequence ATGAACGGGAACCGGTTCGGTCGCCTCTTCCAGGTGACCACCTACGGCGAGAGCCACGGCGACGCGATGGGCGTGACCGTCTCGGGCGTCCCCGCGGGCGTCGAGCTCGACGAGGAGGCGATCCAGGCGCAGCTCGACCGGCGCAAGCCGGGACAGTCGATGATCACCACCTCGCGCGGCGAGCCCGACGAGGTCGTCGTCAACTCCGGCGTCCAGGACGGCTACACCACCGGCACCCCGATCGGGATGACCATCCAGAACAAGGACGCGCGCTCGGGCAAGTACGAGCCGTACGTCACCGCGCCCCGCCCCTCACACGGCGACTACACCTACTCCGCGAAGTTCGGGACGCGGAACTGGGGCGGTGGCGGGCGCTCCTCCGCTCGCGAGACCGTGAACTGGGTGGCCGCGGGCGCGGTCGCGGAACAGGTGCTCGACGCCTCCGACTACGACGTGGAGATCAAAGCCCACGTCAACCGGATCGGCGAGGTCGAGGCCGACGAGGTGAGCTTCGAGCAGCTGCTCGAGCACAGCGAGGAGAACGACGTGCGGTGTGCGGACCCCGAGGCGGCCGCGGAGATGCAGGAGCTGATCGAGGAGTACCAGGAGCGCGGCGACTCCATCGGCGGCTCCATCTACTTCGAGTGCCGGGGCGTCCCGCGCGGACTGGGCGCGCCGCGGTTCGACGGCTTCCCGAGCCGACTGGGGCGGGCGATGTTCTCCATCCCCGCGACCACCGCCGTCGAGTTCGGGCTCGGGCGGGAGGCGGTCGGCGTCTCCGGCAGCGACCGCAACGAGGACTGGACGTTCGACGACGGCGAGTCGTTCGACCACGTCGAGAGCGACGAGGGCGACCCGGTGCCGGTCGGCAACGACCACGGCGGGCTCCAGGGCGGGATCACGACGGGCGAGCCGATCTACGGCGAGGCGACGTGGCACGCGCCCACCTCGATCCCGAAGAAGCAGCGGACCGCGGACTGGGAGACGGGCGAGGAGAAGGAGATCCAGGTCGTCGGCCGTCACGATCCCGTGCTCCCGCCCCGGGCGGTCCCCGTCGTCGAGGCGATGCTGTACTGTACCGTCCTCGATTTCATGCTGCTCGCTGGCCGGATCAACCCCGACCGCGTCGACGGGAACCCCGGCCAGTACGACACGCAGTACCACCCGAGCAGCCCGCGGAACGACTAA
- the hpt gene encoding hypoxanthine/guanine phosphoribosyltransferase: protein MDQLRQSLLDAPIIEKGEYQYFVHPISDGVPMLEPELLREIVIRIIRKAELENVDKIVTPAAMGIHISTALSLMTDIPLVVIRKRQYGLDGEVPLFQETGYSESEMYINDVEQGDRVLVLDDVLSTGGTMKAILDALTDEVGAEVVDVVAVIKKAGENELDGTDYDVKTLINVTVEDGEVVIVDAQGDE from the coding sequence ATGGACCAGTTGCGGCAGTCGCTCCTCGACGCGCCGATCATCGAGAAAGGCGAGTACCAGTACTTCGTCCACCCCATCAGCGACGGCGTCCCCATGCTCGAACCGGAGCTCCTCCGGGAGATCGTCATCCGGATCATCCGGAAGGCGGAGTTGGAGAACGTCGACAAGATCGTCACCCCCGCCGCGATGGGGATCCACATCTCGACCGCGCTCTCTCTCATGACCGACATCCCGCTCGTCGTCATCCGCAAGCGCCAGTACGGCCTCGACGGCGAGGTCCCGCTGTTCCAGGAGACCGGCTACTCCGAGTCGGAGATGTACATCAACGACGTCGAGCAGGGCGACCGCGTGCTCGTCTTGGACGACGTGCTCTCGACGGGCGGCACGATGAAGGCGATCCTCGACGCGCTCACCGACGAGGTCGGCGCGGAGGTCGTCGACGTCGTCGCCGTGATCAAGAAGGCCGGCGAGAACGAGCTCGACGGAACCGACTACGACGTGAAGACGCTGATCAACGTCACCGTCGAGGACGGCGAGGTCGTGATCGTCGACGCGCAGGGCGACGAGTAG
- a CDS encoding ZIP family metal transporter: MTDLPTVIGIAAVTGLVTGLGALPVFVRARVSHRTYDAALGLAAGLMVAASVFGLILPGTEEGSLAEVLAGLLVGGFGLLAGNRLIPHLHARYRGWRAEGGATRADVAGMTRSGAVGEGGSREDGSREDGSREDDDATAAIDATLRRALLVGGAITLHNAPEGLAIGVAFASGLEEVALVLAVVIGLQNVPDGFAFAIPMAETGMGNAKVLAYTALSGTVPQVIAATVGFSLVSLSTGLFPVAAGFAAGAMLAVVFRELIPSSHGHGHADAATAAFLGGFVLLVVVDAVVAV; encoded by the coding sequence ATGACCGACCTCCCGACCGTGATCGGGATCGCCGCGGTGACCGGGCTCGTGACCGGACTCGGCGCGCTCCCGGTGTTCGTCCGCGCCCGCGTGAGCCACCGGACGTACGACGCCGCCCTCGGCCTCGCCGCCGGGCTGATGGTCGCGGCCAGCGTCTTCGGACTGATCCTCCCCGGCACCGAGGAGGGGAGCCTCGCGGAGGTCCTCGCCGGACTCCTCGTCGGCGGGTTCGGCCTCCTCGCCGGCAACCGACTCATCCCGCACCTCCACGCCCGCTACCGCGGCTGGCGCGCGGAGGGCGGGGCGACCCGCGCGGACGTCGCCGGAATGACGCGGAGCGGAGCTGTCGGAGAGGGCGGCTCTCGTGAGGACGGCTCCCGCGAGGACGGCTCCCGCGAGGATGACGACGCGACCGCGGCCATCGACGCCACGCTCCGCCGGGCGCTGCTCGTCGGCGGGGCCATCACGCTCCACAACGCGCCCGAGGGGCTCGCGATCGGCGTCGCGTTCGCCTCCGGGCTCGAGGAGGTCGCGCTCGTGTTGGCCGTCGTGATCGGCCTCCAGAACGTCCCGGACGGGTTCGCGTTCGCGATCCCGATGGCCGAGACGGGGATGGGGAACGCGAAGGTGTTGGCGTACACGGCGCTGTCGGGGACGGTTCCGCAGGTGATCGCCGCGACGGTCGGCTTCTCGCTCGTCTCGCTGTCGACCGGGCTCTTCCCCGTCGCGGCCGGGTTCGCGGCGGGCGCGATGCTCGCGGTCGTCTTCCGCGAGCTGATCCCCTCCTCGCACGGCCACGGCCACGCCGACGCCGCGACGGCCGCCTTCCTCGGCGGGTTCGTCCTGCTGGTCGTCGTCGACGCGGTCGTGGCGGTGTGA
- a CDS encoding transcriptional regulator, whose product METTRQRIADALREEPRTASDLGAALSLPTPTVYEHLEHVSRSVGEGDADEEFLVAPPTCRDCGFDGFDDPLNEPSRCPECRSERIDEPAFVIR is encoded by the coding sequence ATGGAGACGACCCGCCAGCGGATCGCGGACGCGCTCCGCGAGGAACCGCGGACCGCGAGCGACCTCGGCGCGGCGCTGTCGCTGCCGACGCCGACGGTCTACGAGCACCTCGAACACGTCTCCCGGTCGGTCGGGGAGGGCGACGCCGACGAGGAGTTCCTCGTGGCCCCGCCGACGTGTCGCGACTGCGGGTTCGACGGCTTCGACGACCCGCTCAACGAGCCCTCGCGGTGTCCCGAGTGTCGGAGCGAGCGGATCGACGAGCCCGCGTTCGTGATCCGGTAG
- a CDS encoding type 1 glutamine amidotransferase domain-containing protein translates to MTSALFVVSEEGYWAEECIEPLSTLESEGVDVTVATPSGSPPVVDERSLEPDAAGGEEVAAEYREVDESHPRLNDPEPLASVEATDHDAVVFPGGHGTVWDVNQDRHARQLLLEAVGGGEGVALVVCHAVGILAFTREADGTALVEGRSVTGFPNEWEEGIVDDADVLPDGRKLPYWVEDEVRLAGAEWDAELDADESVTEDGDLITARGPGSSSAAARALLDRL, encoded by the coding sequence ATGACAAGCGCGCTGTTCGTCGTGAGCGAGGAGGGGTACTGGGCCGAGGAGTGTATCGAGCCGCTTTCGACCCTCGAGAGCGAGGGCGTCGACGTGACGGTCGCGACGCCCTCGGGCTCGCCGCCGGTCGTCGACGAGCGCTCGCTGGAGCCGGACGCGGCGGGCGGCGAGGAGGTCGCCGCGGAGTACCGCGAGGTCGACGAGAGCCATCCGAGGCTCAACGACCCCGAACCGCTCGCGAGCGTCGAGGCCACCGACCACGACGCGGTGGTGTTCCCCGGCGGCCACGGGACGGTGTGGGACGTGAACCAGGACCGACACGCGCGCCAGCTGCTGCTCGAGGCGGTCGGCGGCGGCGAGGGCGTCGCGCTCGTCGTCTGTCACGCGGTCGGCATCCTCGCGTTCACGCGCGAGGCCGACGGGACGGCCCTCGTCGAGGGACGCTCCGTGACGGGGTTCCCGAACGAGTGGGAGGAGGGGATCGTCGACGACGCGGACGTGCTGCCCGACGGCCGGAAGCTCCCGTACTGGGTCGAAGACGAGGTCCGGCTGGCCGGCGCGGAGTGGGACGCCGAACTCGACGCCGACGAGAGCGTGACCGAGGACGGCGACCTGATCACCGCCCGCGGGCCGGGGTCGTCGTCGGCCGCCGCGAGGGCCCTGCTCGACCGACTCTGA